The genomic interval TCTGCTCGATCTGCTGGCGGGTAGTGGCCGAACGTTGCAGGTGAGCTGGATCTCCACATCCGGGGAACGGCCGGCCGGACTCGACACGCTGCTCGACCTCGAACGGATGCTGCTGCGGCGTGGCCAGCGCTGCGGCGGCGATCGCGAGCCGGCGCTGCTCGAAACCTCTCGCGCCTCCTATGGCTCACCCGAAGTGGTGATCGACTTCACCACGGCGCCCCGCGAACCTGATTGCCCTGCCCGGCTGTATCTGCGCCCGCTGTTCGATGGCCAGCCCGGTGAAGACGCCGCGCTGGCCGCCATCCTCGCAGGCGATCTGCCGGTGATCGATATCCGGGACGAGATCAGCGGCGCGGTGGTGTGGTCAGGAAAGCCGTCGGGTGAGAATGCCAGCGGCCTCGGCGGCGCGCTCGGCGCCACCATGGCACGTACCGGAACGCTGCTGAGGGGCGTCCTCGAAAGCGGTCCGCGAGCACAAGGCGTCCGCCACGACGGCCCTCATCTCGGCCACGCGCACTCCGCCGCAGGTTTTGTAGCCCGCAACCTCGCGATGTCGATCGCCAAAGCAATCTACCGGCTGTGCTGCTATGCGCCGCATTGGCGGATCGGCTGGCGCTACACCGACGATGCCGGGATCTGGAGCTCCGGCGATCTGTCGGGACCAAACTGGCATGCGCTGCCGAGCCCGGCGAACCGGTTCTATGCCGATCCATTCGCGGTGACCTGGAAGGGCCGCACCTTCGTTTTCTTCGAAGATCTCGACCATCGCGTCGGCAAAGGCACGATTTCCGCGATCGAATTCGGCAAGACCGGCCCGATCAGCGAAGCGGTGCCGGTGCTCGAAGAGCCGTGGCATTTGTCCTACCCGTTCCTCATCGTGCAGGACGACGAGCTCTGGATGATCCCGGAGAGCAGCCTGCAGAAGACCGTGTCGATCTATCGCTGCGTCGAGTTTCCGGGGCGCTGGGAGCGCCACGCGACGCTGCTATCCGGCGTTGAACTTGCCGACGCCACCATCCTGCAGCACGAGGGGCTGCATTATCTATTCGGCGCCACTCGCGACGATGATAACGATGGCGGCTATTCCGACACGCTGTCGATCTACGTCGCAGACGATCTGTTCGGGCGGTGGCGACCGCACGCGCTGCGTCCAGCCCTGGTTGATCGCGCCAGCGCGCGTCCCGCAGGGCATTTCTTCCGGCGCAATGGACGGCTATGGCGACCGGTGCAGGACTGCACGCACGGCTATGGCGGGGCGCTGGCACTTGCGGAGATTAATGCGCTCTCGCCAGAGACTTTCGAGCAGACCGTGCATCACGTCATCGAACCTGGGCCGCGCTGGCCCGGCCGCAAGCTGCACACGCTCAACCGCTGTGGACGACTCGAGTTGATCGACGGCAGCGTGATTCAGCCCAAGCTGCAGCCGCTACGCCGAATGGCCCGCGCCAACGACCCCGTCGCCGTCCCGGCGCGCTGACGCTCTGCCTTGCGCCTCAATCGCTACGGAGCAGACGGCCGACGATCGATCCGGCGGCAAGACCAATCGTTCCGCCGGCGAGTTTGACGCTGGCGTCGAATAGCCGCCCATGCCGTGACGCCTCCAGCACCTGCAGCAGTTCGAATAGCACCGCAGCGCCGAGCACGATCATCGCAGCGAACAGGAGGTAACGCGGGTAAGCCGATCCGAACAGTGCTCCCACCACCGCGAACGCCACGAAGCGCTCAATCGACGGCGAAAATCCGGTGGTTGGCCTGAGACCTATCGGGCTGAGGGTCGCAAACGCGATCCCCGCAAGGCACATCCAGGCCGCAATCCGAAGCAGCGTTCCGAAGTTGAGGCTAACGACACGACTATTCATAGATCCGATATCCGCGCTGATGAGACGATGGTTAATGCCAAAGCGCCCCCGCTTCGGTCGGGTCTGCGAGCATCTTTACCGTTATCGACAATTATCGCCCGGCATTCGCTCGCCGATCGTTCAAATAGGATAGATTGCTACGGTGCGCCAGGACGGTGGCGGCGGGATTATCGACGTGGTGAACCCGGTCCCCGGAGGACCGTTCCGGTCGTCGGCGACTCCCTCAGAATCTGCAGACCCGTCGCGAGGTCGATGACTTTGAAATTCGGTACCGCGTTCGAAAGACTGATCGATCTGCGCAACAACCCTGCCATTCGCGCCATGACCGGCGCGTTCGGGCTGCGCGTTCTGATCACGATCGTCAATCTCGGACTGGTGACGCTCGCCGCACGCACGCTGAGTGGCCATGACTTCGGCACCTATTCGATGCTGTTCAGCGCCGCGGGCCTGCTCAGCGTCGTCGCCACCTTCGGCCAGCAGATCTTCATCATGCGGTCGTGGAGCGAATACACCAATGCGGGCGACGAGCCGAAACTGAAAGGCGCGATGACCTTCACGGCGCTGGCCAGCCTCGCCGGCAGCATCCTGGTCGGCCTACCGTTCTTCTTCTGGGTCTCGCTGGAGCAAGATACGGTTCTGGCCGCATCGACGACGTTGTACCTGGTGTGCTTCGCGCTGATGCTGATTTCGGCACACGTCACCCGCGGCGCCGTCGGCGTCGGTGTCAGCGACGGACTCACCTACCTGCTGGTCGCCACCTGCCCGATGGTCTACCTCGCCGGGTGCGTCATCTCCGGCACCCCGATCGAAATCCACACCATCTTTCTGACCATGGCGGCGGCCTCGTGCTTCACCGTGATGGTGCAGATGACGTTGTTGCGGCGACGGGTCCACGCACAGTTTCCTCATTTCGGCCGCTCACGCTTAGCCTTCGAGCTGCGCACCTGGAGCACACGCTCGGCCAAGCTGTGGGTGTCGAGTTGCCTGGAGGCGGCCAATCAATACGCCGACGTCGTGATCATCGGCTACCTGATGAGTCCGACCGTCGCCGGCGCATATTTCGTCACCACCCGGATCGCCAACGCCTTCGCGATGGCCACTGGAGCGGTCTACATCTTCTCGACTCGGCACTTCCCCCACCTGTATTACAGCCGGCAGCATCGCGAGCTCGACGGCCTGCTCGATTCCGTGGCGCTCGTCACGCTCGCGATCGTCATCGGCGGCCTGATGGTGGTGCTCGGCGGCGGCCACTGGATCCTGTATCTCTTCAACGCCGAATACGTCTCGTATTACAGCGCCCTGGCGATCCTGACGGCAGGCACCGCCGCCGTCGCCGCCGCCGGCCCCTGCGGCTCGATCCTGATGCTGACGGGCCACGAGGGCCGCTATCTGACGATCATCGGCGGCACCGTGCTGATGCGCGCAGTCGGCTTCTTCATCCTGATCCCGCTGTTCGGAATCTCCGGTGCTGTCGCGGCAACCGCAATCTCGTTCATCGCGCTGGCGCTGCTGATGCGCAGCGCGTCGATCAAACTGGCCGGCATCGACGGTTCGGTACTGCGGCTCCTGACGGGATGGCGCCGACGTCGGCTCACGCAGCCGGCGGAATGATCCGCCTTCCGGGCGTCCGCGCGACCAACGCCACGCTTCATCATATGCTCGGATGAATTGGTTTGCGGCTTAATGCTCGGCCGCGAGCAGCGAGAGCCAATTGCTGAATAGGGCCGCCGCAGAGGCTTCGAGCGCAGCCACCAGTCCAGGCCGAAGCGCCAACGGCGGCAGTTCAGCGATCATCTCCGGCTTACGATCCGCGCGGGCACGATCGCAAAACGCGGCGAGCCGAAGTTCCGTCTCGGCGCAGAAGTAGTTTTCCGGTGCCGCCGGACAATCGTCGCGTTCACCGGCAAGATAGCGGCCGATGTCGCGGAGGAATTCGCGCTGCAGCGTCGCGGCGTCGTACTCCGGATGGCCTTGAAAGAACACCATGCGGCTACGGCCGTCGCGCTTGAACACGTCGACGCTCGCTCCTGTTGCCTGCGTCAGCACGTCGTAGCCGGCGGCAGACAGGTCGTCCGCGTCGAGATCGTTGAGCCGCGAATGCGAAACCCGCATCGTCGACGGCAGGTCATCCAGCATCGGATCCTGCTGCAGCTTCTCGATGGCATAGACCCCCGAGCATTTGCGCGGCAGTCTTCGGCGCTCGATGCCGTCGAGGTGCAGGACGGCGGCATGGGCGGCGAGACAGGACCAGATCGTCGAGCGGGTGTTGGCTTCGGCCCAATCCACCAACCGGCGGAACTCGTCCCAATATGGCTCGTCGCGGAGTGCCGCCGTGCGCGGCTCGGCGCCGGTGACGATCAGACCGTCGAGCCGGACGCGGCCGAGATCAGCGATATCGGAATAGAGGCTGTCGATGCGGTGGCGGGCGGTTGGCGACCGCGGCACCGATCGCAGCGCGAAGCAATGCAGCCGAACGCGCTGGGTGCCGGCGCCATCGCGCAGCAGCCGGGCGAACTGACGCTCGGTTGCCCGCAACGCGGCATCGCCCATGTTGTTGACGAGACCGATCTCGATCGGCTTGCGATGACCTAATCGTCCTCGCCGGCGTCGTTCATCGCCGACGCCAGCCGGGGCCAACGCTGGGCTGGCAATCGGATCGGCATTGTCGAACAGGAGCGTCATACGCCCTGGCCGCCTATTCGGCTGCGAGACGCGGCTGCGAACCGCAGGCCTGCGCCAGCGCCTGGTCGAGATCTTCGATGATGTCGGCGATGTGTTCGATTCCGATCGACAACCGGATCGTCTCCGGCAGCACTCCTGCTTGGCGCTGCTGCTCGGCCGACATCTGGCGATGGGTGGTCGAGGCCGGATGGCAGGCGAGCGATTTGGCATCGCCGATGTTCACCAGCCGGGTGATCAGCTTGAGCGAATCGTAGAACGCCTTGCCAGCCTCCATTCCGCCCTTGATGCCAAAGGTGAACAGCGACGATGCGCGGCCGTCGAGATACTTTTGCACCAGCGGATAATACGGGCTGTCCGGGAATCCGGTATAGTTGACCCAGGCGACACGTGGATCGTCGCGCAGGAATTCGGCAACCTTGCGGGCGTTCTCGACATGACGCTCCATCCGCAGCGCCACGGTCTCGATCCCCTGCAGCAGCAGGAAGGCGTTGAACGGCGACAGCACCGAGCCCATCGTACGTTGATAGATCGATCGCGCGCGCTCGACATAAGCAGTCGGCCCGAACCGCTCCGCGTAGACCATGCCGTGATAAGAGTGGTCCGGCTGATTGAAGGCCGGAAACTGCTCGGGGTTCTTGGCCCAGTCGAACCTTCCGCTGTCGACGATGGCGCCGCCGAGCGTGGTGCCGTGGCCGCCAAGGAACTTGGTGAGCGAGTGTACGACGACGTCCGCGCCGAATTCGATCGGCTTGAACAGAATCGGCGTCGCCACGGTGTTGTCGACGATCAGCGGCACGCCGGCGCGATGCGCGACTTCGGCGATGGCTTCGATGTCGCAGACATTGCCGGCCGGATTGCCGATGGTTTCGCAGAACACCGCACGGGTGTCTTCATCGATCAGCCTGGCGATGTCGTCTGGCTTGTCGCTGATCGCGAAACGGCCGGTGATGCCCTGCCGCGGCAGGATGTGGGACAGCAGCGTATGCGTGGTGCCGTAGAGCTGCGGCACCGAAACGATGTTGCCGCCGTGATCGGCGAGATTGACGAAGGCGAAATGCAGCGCGGCTTGACCGCTCGCCACCGCTAGTGCACCGACGCCACCTTCCAGCTCAGCCACACGCTTTTCCAGCACGCTGGTGGTCGGATTGGCGATCCGCGAGTAGCGATAGCCTTCGGTCTCGAGATTGAACAACGCGGCGCCGTGGTCGGCGCTGTCGAACGCATAGGATGCGGTTTGATAGATCGGCACCGCAACGGCGTGAGTGGTGGGTTCGGGCTCGTAGCCGGCGTGGATAGCGAGCGTCTCGTTGCGCATGAGCTCCTCCCTTCGCCGCGGCTGCACTTCACACACAGAGGTCCGCGTCTGGCCTTTGCTAGAACGCACCGCATTAGCGGACAACACATTTCAAAGACGACGACAAACTATCCCTAATTTCGCTTGCTGATTTGAAGACAATTTGAATCGATTCCGATTTGTTTACCTTAAGCGCGCTTCGTCGAACCGTTCGCAACAAATCGCCAACCGCCCTCGCCTACAATTGCACTCAAACTCGAACGAACTTTCAGAACCGGTGTCGATGACCGTGCACGCAGCTGCAGCTACCCGCCCCCCCGATACAGGGCCTGCGCGCCCGTCGGTCGCCAAGAGCTGGCTGAACGCGATTGAAATCACCGCGCGCATCGAACGCGAGCCACAGCGCCTGCTGTGCGATGCGATCGCCGAGTGGGCGACGCGCACGCCAAACGCGCCGGCGCTGCTCTCGGAGAACGAACGGTTCAGCTACGCGGAATTCACGCAACGGATTGATTGCTACGCGCGCTGGGCGCTGGAGCAGGGCATCGGCAAAGGCGTCATCGTCGGGCTCCTGATGCCGAACCGTCCCGACTATCTGGCGATCTGGCTCGGCATCACTAAAATCGGCGGCGTTGTGGCGCTGCTCAATACTCAACTCACCGGCCCTTCGCTCGCCCATTGCATCGATGTTGCAGCACCCAGCCATATCATCGTGGCGAAGGAATTGAACGACGCCTACGACAGCGCAACACCGCATCTGGCATCGGCGCCTCGGCTATGGCTGCATGGCAACGAGGTTGACGAGTCAGGGCTCTCCGCAGCATTGGCGACCGCGAAGGACGATCCTCTGACAGTAAATGAACGTCCCGCTGTCACCATCGATGATGTGGCACTGCTGATCTACACTTCGGGCACCACGGGCCTGCCGAAGGCAGCGCGGGTCAGTCATCGCCGGGTGATGAGCTGGGCCGGCTGGTTCGCTGGGCTCACCGGGGCGACGCCCGATGATCGCATCTACGATTGTCTGCCGATCTATCACAGCGTCGGCGGCGTGGTCGCAACCGGCAGCCTGCTGATGGCAGGCGGCTCGGTCGTGATCGCCGAGAAATTCTCCGCGCGGCGATTCTGGGACGATATCGTCCGCTACGACTGCACGCTGTTTCAATATATCGGCGAGCTGTGCCGCTATCTTGTCCAGGCGCCACACGCGCCCAACGAAACCCGCCATCGTCTGCGGATCGCCTGCGGCAACGGGCTGCGCGGGGACGTGTGGGGCGCGTTTCAGGGGCGGTTCGCGATCCCGCGCATTCTGGAATTCTACGCCTCCACCGAGGGCAACTTCTCGCTCTACAATGTCGAGGGTGAGCCGGGCGCGATCGGGCGGATACCATCATTCCTGGCGCATCGCTTTCCGGCCGCGCTGGTGAAATTCGATTTCGAAACCGGGCTGCCGATGCGAGACGGCCAAGGCCATTGCATTCGCTGCGCCCGCGGCGAGCCTGGTGAGGCGATCGGCCGGATCGGCGAGGCCGAGCGCGGCGGCGGCCGGTTCGAAGGCTACACCACCGATGGCGACAGCGAGCGCAAAATCCTGCGCGACGTGTTTGCGCCGGGGGACGCCTGGTTCCGCACCGGCGACCTGATGCTGCAGGACGCCAAGGGCTTCTTCCGCTTCGTCGACCGGATCGGCGACACCTTCCGCTGGAAGGGCGAGAATGTCGCGGCGAGCGAAGTCGCCGACATCCTCGCCGCCTGCCCCGGCGTGATCGACGCCACCGTCTATGGCGTCAGCGTTCCGAACCATGACGGCCGCGCCGGCATGGCGGCCCTTGTGACAGACCACGGCTTTGATCCCGCGACGCTGCATCGGCATCTCGCCGAGCGGCTGCCGGCTTACGCACGGCCGCTGTTCCTGCGGCTACGGACGGCCCTCGATCTCACCGGCACGTTCAAGCAGGCAAAGCAGCCGCTGATCGCCGAGGGGTTCGATCCGTCCCTCGTCAGCGATCCGCTCTATTTCGCCGCTCCAGCCGCAGGCCGCTACGTTGCGCTCGACGCCGACATCTTCAGCCGCATTACCCGCGGCGCATTCCGATTGTGATGGACCCGACGATGCCTGTTGCCGCACCAATCAACTATTCGCAGACCTGGACCTTCTTCGAGGGCAAGTGGCACGATGGCAACGTGCCGATCATGGGGCCGCGCACCCATGCTGCTTGGCTCGGCTCGATGGTGTTCGATGGCGCGCGCGCATTCGAGGGCGTCACGCCGGATCTCGACCGACATCTGGCACGGATCAACTGGTCCGCGGCTAACTTCAAACTGAATGCCCTGGTGGATCAGCCGACATGGCTGGGTCTAGTCCAGGACGGCTTGAAGCGGTTCGCCGGAAGTGCCGAACTCTACATCCGGCCGATGTATTGGGCGCAGAACGGTGTCGGCGGCGGCGTGTTGTTCGATCCCGACACCACCAATTGGTGCCTGTGCATCTACGAAGCGCCGATGCCGAAACCGACCGGCTTGTCGATCACGCTATCGCCGTTCCGCCGCCCGACCGCGGAATCTGCGCCGGTGGAGGCCAAAGCCGGCTGCCTGTACCCAAACAACTCACGCGCGATGATGGAAGCCAAGAGCCGCGGCTTCGACAATTGCCTGCTGCGCGACATGCTCGGCCACATTGCCGAGCTCGGCAATTCCAACATCTTCATGGCGAAGGACGGCGTTGTCTACACGCCGGCCGCCAATGGCACCTTCCTGAGCGGCATCACCCGGCAGCGCGTGATCGAGCTGCTGCGCGGCGATGGCGTCACCGTGATCGAGCGTTCGCTGAGCTATCGGGATTTCGAAACTGCCGATGAGATCTTCGCCAGCGGCAATTTCGCCAAGGTGCAACCGATCATCCGGATCGACGACCGCTCGCTGCAGCCGGGCCCGTTCTACGCCAAGGCGCGCAAGCTATATTGGGAGTTCGCTCACGGTTGAGCGCCGCTGCCGATACCGGCCCGCAATTCAGGGACCGAACAGCACCAGCTCGGTCTCGCTGAGATCGGCAAGCCGCGGCGGGTTCGGGCCCTTGTAGTACTTGCGGCCACGGGACTCGACATAGAAGCCGGTCAGCTCGTTCATCGGACCGAGCGCGTCGAGAATCACGAGCGGCCGGCCGCGCCAGAGCAGCGCTCGGCCCAGCACGCCTGCGCATTGCACGAATTCAGCAACGCCGCGGCAATACACCAGCTGCATCGCGGGGAACGGGAAGCGGCCGTGCTTCACCCGCTTCGGCAAAAACAGGAACGGCATCGTGCGGCCATCAGGCAGATGCACCGCGAGAGCCAGGCATCCATAAGACGCATGGCTGCGGAGCAGCTCACACTCCGTCTCACTCAACCCGGCGACCACGCCGGTTGCTTCGGTCACCACCTCGACACGCGCGCCCTTTTCGGCGCGCGACAACCACGGCAACGCGAAGAACATGCCGTTGCAGTAGCGTTTGAACCCCAGCGCCTCGACGATCGGCCATGTGTTCACCGCCGGCGAGATATTGACATAGGTGACCTGCTTGTTCTTCTGCGCCATCGACGTCAACAGCGTCGCATAATTACGAAAATCGGGCTCGACGTACCAGCTCGAGACGTTGCAGCGGAGAATCTGTTCCGGGCCGGGACGACGCGCCGCGTACAGCAACAACAATGCGCCGACGGGACGGCCACCACTCTCCAGCAGATAACCGTATCGCGCGCAGCCTTCCGGCAATTCACGCGCGCCGACGCGATGCAGTCCGCGCAACCAATAGTCGCGGCGGCGGCCCGGAAAGCCGCGCGTCAGCAGATCGGAGACAGCGTCGATGTCGGCGTCGCCGATCTCACGGCAACGTACTTTGCGGGCTTCCAAAGCCATTTACCAATCGGCCCGAATTGCAAGTGAAGCGCATGGATTTGTTTCGATTTTGCGCCATATGCTCTTTGTCTCACGGATCGATCAGAAAGGCGAAGTGTCGATGTCTGTACGGTTAACAATCGTCTCGGCGATGCAGCAGATCGCTGACGAACAAGGCTTCAAGGTTCCTGCGCTGACGGATGACCTGGTGCTACACGAATCCGGCTTCGACTCGCTCGGCTTTGCCGTGCTCGTCGCGCGACTTGAAGACGAACTCGGCATCGATCCGTTCAGCACGGCAGACGACGCCATCTTCCCGGAGACACTCGGCGACTTCATTGGAGCCTATGAGAATGTCCCCGCGTGAGATCGTTGCGCTCCGCCACTATCTCACCACTGATCTGACCAGCCGCACGCTGTCGGACGCGACTCATGAGATCGCGTTCGCCGACATCGCGCGGGGGACTTGTCTTGCCGGCAAGTTGCCTGAGCTCGCCGGCCGTTCGGTGCTGCTGTCGCTCTCGACGCAGCTCGTCACCGGACTGGCAATGATCGAACTCGACGGCGTGGCGCGGCGAATGCTGCTATGCCCGCCGGACGTCGACATGACCTACGCCGCCGATCTGATCGCGGATGCGGAGATCGACGCCATCGTCACAGATGCGCCAGAGCGTTGGCAAGGCCTCGGCGTCGGCACCATCATCACCGCAGGTCTGCCGCTGCAGCCCGCGGCCCCCATCGCGGCCACGCACGCTACGTCGTGGTTGATGCTGACCTCCGGCACCACCGGCCGGCCGAAGATCGTCGCCCACACGCTGGCAGCGTTGACCGGCGCGATCGTCGGCGACAACGTCGCGAAAGATGCGCCGACCTGGGCGACGTTCTACGACATCCGCCGCTACGGCGGCCTGCAGATTTTCCTCCGCGCCGTGCTCGGCGGCGGCTCGATGGTGCTGTCCGCGCCCGGCGAAGCAATTGGCGATCATCTGGCGCGGCTCGCCGCGCGCGGCGTGACCCACATCTCCGGCACGCCGTCGCATTGGCGCAAGGCGCTGATGAATCCAGCGATTGGCGGTTTCCGCCCCGGCTATGTCCGATTGTCCGGCGAGATCGCCGACCAGGCCGTGCTCGACGGACTCCGCAACGCGTTTCCTGACGCCTCGATCGGCCACGCCTACGCCTCGACTGAAGCCGGCGTCGGCTTCGCCGTCAATGACGGCCATGAGGGCTTTCCGGCGTCGCTGATCGGCAACGCACCCGGCATCACCATGAAGGTGGTCGACGGCTCGCTGCGGATCAAATCGACCCGCGCCGCACACACCTACGTCGGCCGCAGCGCCCCGCCGCTAACCGACGCCGACGGCTTCGTCGACACCGGCGACATGGTCGAGCTGCGCGGCGATCGCTATTACTTCGTCGGCCGCCGCGACGGCGTGATCAATGTCGGAGGCCTCAAGGTTCATCCTGAGGAAGTCGAAGCCGTGATCAACCAGCATCCCTCGGTGCGGATGTCGCGGGTGCGGGCGCGGCGCAGCCCAATCACCGGCGCGCTGGTCGTCGCGGAGGCGGTGCTCGCCAGTGTGGCGGACGCCGGGCGCACCGGCGCGATCCGCGAGGCGATCCTCGCCAATTGCCGCGCCGCGCTGCCGCCGCACAAAGTCCCGGCGTCGATCCATTTCGTGCAGCAACTCGATGTCACCGCCTCAGGAAAGCTGGCCCGCCATGCATAAGGTGGTGGTGACCGGCGGCAGCCGGGGGATTGGGCTCGCGATCGCACGGCGCCTCGCCGCGGCCGGCTACGGCGTGATCGCTGTGGCGCGGCGCGAGAGCGACGAGCTGAAGACTACGATCGACGAGGCTGCGAAAGGACCTGGGTCGATCGCGTTCAAGGCTTACGACCTCGGAGACATCGACGGCCTCGCCGGCTTCGCCAAGTCGCTGCGCCAGGAATTCGGCAAGATCTACGGCCTCGTCAACAACGCCGGCATCGGCACCGAGGGCGTGCTCGCCACCATGCACAACAGCCAGATCGAGACGCTGCTGCGCATCAACGTGACCTCGCCGATCGTGCTGACCAAATACATTGTCCGCCACATGATGGCCGATGGCGCCGGCCGCGTGATCAACATGTCGTCGATCATCGGCTCGACCGGCTACAACGGCCTGTCGGTGTACGGCG from Rhodopseudomonas palustris carries:
- a CDS encoding acyl-CoA acyltransferase; the encoded protein is MALEARKVRCREIGDADIDAVSDLLTRGFPGRRRDYWLRGLHRVGARELPEGCARYGYLLESGGRPVGALLLLYAARRPGPEQILRCNVSSWYVEPDFRNYATLLTSMAQKNKQVTYVNISPAVNTWPIVEALGFKRYCNGMFFALPWLSRAEKGARVEVVTEATGVVAGLSETECELLRSHASYGCLALAVHLPDGRTMPFLFLPKRVKHGRFPFPAMQLVYCRGVAEFVQCAGVLGRALLWRGRPLVILDALGPMNELTGFYVESRGRKYYKGPNPPRLADLSETELVLFGP
- the metA gene encoding homoserine O-succinyltransferase MetA — encoded protein: MTLLFDNADPIASPALAPAGVGDERRRRGRLGHRKPIEIGLVNNMGDAALRATERQFARLLRDGAGTQRVRLHCFALRSVPRSPTARHRIDSLYSDIADLGRVRLDGLIVTGAEPRTAALRDEPYWDEFRRLVDWAEANTRSTIWSCLAAHAAVLHLDGIERRRLPRKCSGVYAIEKLQQDPMLDDLPSTMRVSHSRLNDLDADDLSAAGYDVLTQATGASVDVFKRDGRSRMVFFQGHPEYDAATLQREFLRDIGRYLAGERDDCPAAPENYFCAETELRLAAFCDRARADRKPEMIAELPPLALRPGLVAALEASAAALFSNWLSLLAAEH
- a CDS encoding glucosamine inositolphosphorylceramide transferase family protein codes for the protein MIVELRFDQQRPRAWMRHLLDLLAGSGRTLQVSWISTSGERPAGLDTLLDLERMLLRRGQRCGGDREPALLETSRASYGSPEVVIDFTTAPREPDCPARLYLRPLFDGQPGEDAALAAILAGDLPVIDIRDEISGAVVWSGKPSGENASGLGGALGATMARTGTLLRGVLESGPRAQGVRHDGPHLGHAHSAAGFVARNLAMSIAKAIYRLCCYAPHWRIGWRYTDDAGIWSSGDLSGPNWHALPSPANRFYADPFAVTWKGRTFVFFEDLDHRVGKGTISAIEFGKTGPISEAVPVLEEPWHLSYPFLIVQDDELWMIPESSLQKTVSIYRCVEFPGRWERHATLLSGVELADATILQHEGLHYLFGATRDDDNDGGYSDTLSIYVADDLFGRWRPHALRPALVDRASARPAGHFFRRNGRLWRPVQDCTHGYGGALALAEINALSPETFEQTVHHVIEPGPRWPGRKLHTLNRCGRLELIDGSVIQPKLQPLRRMARANDPVAVPAR
- a CDS encoding O-acetylhomoserine aminocarboxypropyltransferase/cysteine synthase family protein, producing MRNETLAIHAGYEPEPTTHAVAVPIYQTASYAFDSADHGAALFNLETEGYRYSRIANPTTSVLEKRVAELEGGVGALAVASGQAALHFAFVNLADHGGNIVSVPQLYGTTHTLLSHILPRQGITGRFAISDKPDDIARLIDEDTRAVFCETIGNPAGNVCDIEAIAEVAHRAGVPLIVDNTVATPILFKPIEFGADVVVHSLTKFLGGHGTTLGGAIVDSGRFDWAKNPEQFPAFNQPDHSYHGMVYAERFGPTAYVERARSIYQRTMGSVLSPFNAFLLLQGIETVALRMERHVENARKVAEFLRDDPRVAWVNYTGFPDSPYYPLVQKYLDGRASSLFTFGIKGGMEAGKAFYDSLKLITRLVNIGDAKSLACHPASTTHRQMSAEQQRQAGVLPETIRLSIGIEHIADIIEDLDQALAQACGSQPRLAAE
- a CDS encoding long-chain-acyl-CoA synthetase — protein: MTVHAAAATRPPDTGPARPSVAKSWLNAIEITARIEREPQRLLCDAIAEWATRTPNAPALLSENERFSYAEFTQRIDCYARWALEQGIGKGVIVGLLMPNRPDYLAIWLGITKIGGVVALLNTQLTGPSLAHCIDVAAPSHIIVAKELNDAYDSATPHLASAPRLWLHGNEVDESGLSAALATAKDDPLTVNERPAVTIDDVALLIYTSGTTGLPKAARVSHRRVMSWAGWFAGLTGATPDDRIYDCLPIYHSVGGVVATGSLLMAGGSVVIAEKFSARRFWDDIVRYDCTLFQYIGELCRYLVQAPHAPNETRHRLRIACGNGLRGDVWGAFQGRFAIPRILEFYASTEGNFSLYNVEGEPGAIGRIPSFLAHRFPAALVKFDFETGLPMRDGQGHCIRCARGEPGEAIGRIGEAERGGGRFEGYTTDGDSERKILRDVFAPGDAWFRTGDLMLQDAKGFFRFVDRIGDTFRWKGENVAASEVADILAACPGVIDATVYGVSVPNHDGRAGMAALVTDHGFDPATLHRHLAERLPAYARPLFLRLRTALDLTGTFKQAKQPLIAEGFDPSLVSDPLYFAAPAAGRYVALDADIFSRITRGAFRL
- a CDS encoding class I adenylate-forming enzyme family protein, translated to MSPREIVALRHYLTTDLTSRTLSDATHEIAFADIARGTCLAGKLPELAGRSVLLSLSTQLVTGLAMIELDGVARRMLLCPPDVDMTYAADLIADAEIDAIVTDAPERWQGLGVGTIITAGLPLQPAAPIAATHATSWLMLTSGTTGRPKIVAHTLAALTGAIVGDNVAKDAPTWATFYDIRRYGGLQIFLRAVLGGGSMVLSAPGEAIGDHLARLAARGVTHISGTPSHWRKALMNPAIGGFRPGYVRLSGEIADQAVLDGLRNAFPDASIGHAYASTEAGVGFAVNDGHEGFPASLIGNAPGITMKVVDGSLRIKSTRAAHTYVGRSAPPLTDADGFVDTGDMVELRGDRYYFVGRRDGVINVGGLKVHPEEVEAVINQHPSVRMSRVRARRSPITGALVVAEAVLASVADAGRTGAIREAILANCRAALPPHKVPASIHFVQQLDVTASGKLARHA
- a CDS encoding branched-chain amino acid aminotransferase, with the protein product MPVAAPINYSQTWTFFEGKWHDGNVPIMGPRTHAAWLGSMVFDGARAFEGVTPDLDRHLARINWSAANFKLNALVDQPTWLGLVQDGLKRFAGSAELYIRPMYWAQNGVGGGVLFDPDTTNWCLCIYEAPMPKPTGLSITLSPFRRPTAESAPVEAKAGCLYPNNSRAMMEAKSRGFDNCLLRDMLGHIAELGNSNIFMAKDGVVYTPAANGTFLSGITRQRVIELLRGDGVTVIERSLSYRDFETADEIFASGNFAKVQPIIRIDDRSLQPGPFYAKARKLYWEFAHG
- a CDS encoding lipopolysaccharide biosynthesis protein; the encoded protein is MTLKFGTAFERLIDLRNNPAIRAMTGAFGLRVLITIVNLGLVTLAARTLSGHDFGTYSMLFSAAGLLSVVATFGQQIFIMRSWSEYTNAGDEPKLKGAMTFTALASLAGSILVGLPFFFWVSLEQDTVLAASTTLYLVCFALMLISAHVTRGAVGVGVSDGLTYLLVATCPMVYLAGCVISGTPIEIHTIFLTMAAASCFTVMVQMTLLRRRVHAQFPHFGRSRLAFELRTWSTRSAKLWVSSCLEAANQYADVVIIGYLMSPTVAGAYFVTTRIANAFAMATGAVYIFSTRHFPHLYYSRQHRELDGLLDSVALVTLAIVIGGLMVVLGGGHWILYLFNAEYVSYYSALAILTAGTAAVAAAGPCGSILMLTGHEGRYLTIIGGTVLMRAVGFFILIPLFGISGAVAATAISFIALALLMRSASIKLAGIDGSVLRLLTGWRRRRLTQPAE
- a CDS encoding acyl carrier protein, with translation MSVRLTIVSAMQQIADEQGFKVPALTDDLVLHESGFDSLGFAVLVARLEDELGIDPFSTADDAIFPETLGDFIGAYENVPA